TTCGAGGCGACGCGCATGGCCACCGGCCGCAAGAACGCGCTGCGGCTGGAGTTCAGCGGATCCGACGGCGCCATCTCCTTCGACCTCGAGCGCCTCAACGAGATCGAGCTGTACGACGCGACCGCGCCCGCCGACCGGCTGGGCTTCCGGCGGATCCTCGTGACCGAGCCCGAGCACCCCTACACGGCCGCGTGGTGGCCCACCGGCCACGGCCTCGGCTACGAGCACGCGTTCACCCACCAGGTGCGCGACCTCGTGCACGACATCGCCGCGGGCCAGGAGCCCCAGCCGTCGTTCGCCGACGGCCTCCGGGTGCAGCGCGTGCTCGACGCCGTGGAGCGCAGCTCGGCCGACGGCAGCGCGTGGAAGACGGTGGATCCGACCGCGAGCTGACGCCCCCGGGCGCTCGCGTACCCTGGACCGGACGACCGGGAGGCGGACGGGTGCAGGCACGGCAGGAGCGGACGCTGCGCGCCGCGCTGTCCGCCTTCGTCTGCACGCTCGTCACGGCGACGCTGCACGCGGCGGCCGGCGGCGGGATCCCGCATCCGCTCGTGCTGGCGCTCGCCCTCGTGCTCGGCGTCGCGCTGTGCTTCGGGCTCGGCGGCCGCCGGGTGACGCTCGCGCACCTCGTGCTCGCGATCGGCGCGACCCAGGGCGTGCTGCACGCGGCGTTCACGTTCGGGGGATCCGCGATCGGGTCCGGCCCCGGATCCGGCATGGACATGGGCGGCGCGGCCTCAGGTGCCGCGTCCGCGTCCGTCGGGCACTCCCACGCGCACGCCGCGGCCGACGCCGCGCGCGCCCTCGCCGGTCCCTCCGCGATGGCCGGGATGCCCGCCGACCACGACGGCGCCATGCTGCTCGCCCACGTGATCGCCGGCCTCGTCAGCGTCTGCTCGCTCCGCGCCGGCGCCGACGCGATCCGCCGGGTCGTGCGCGCCCTCGCCCTGCGGGTCGGCGCGGCCGTGGGCGGTGCCGTCGGGATGCTCGTCGGAGCCGCGGTGGCCCTGGCCGCCGCGCTCGCCGAGCCGGCCGCCGCACCCCGGCCGCGCCGGCTGGCGACCGACCTCCGTCCCGTGCGGCTCGAGTCGCTGCTCGCCGCGCGGATCCGCGGACGCCGCGGCCCGCCGCTCGCCGCGCTCGCCGCCTGATCCGCGCCCGCCGCTCCCCCGGAGCCCGGGCGCGGTCCCGCGCCGTCGCGCCGACCCGTCCCTCCCGCATGCCGCGCACCCCGCGGCGGTGGCCGCGGGGGTCCGTCGTCGTGCCGCCGCGCGCCTCCCGCACGCCCGGATCCCGCACGGACACCCGTGCCTCCACCGAAGGACAGCCATGCCCTCCCGCACCACCCGCACCCCCTCCGCCTCGCGCCGCGTCATCGCGGGCGCCGCGGTCGGCCTCGCGCTCGCCCTGTCGGCTCCGCTCGCCGCCTCCGCGCACGTCGAGCTCGACGCCTCGTCCACCGCCCCCGCCACGCTCAGCGTCCTGACCTTCGCGGTCGGCCACGGCTGCGAGGGATCCGCCACCACGTCGCTCGCGATCCGCTTCCCCACCGACGTGCAGGCCGTGAAGCCGACCCTCGCGCCCGGTTGGTCGGTCGCCGAGCAGGAGGCGGCCGACGCCACGACCGTCACCTACACGGCCGACACCCCGCTGCCCGACGCCCTGCGCGCGACCGTGCAGGTCGAGGCGCTGCTGCCCGTCGACGGCGCGGCCGGGGACGTCGTGACGTTCCCGACGCTGCAGACCTGCGTCGCCGGATCCACCGACTGGGCCGAGACGCCCGCCGCGGGCACCGAGCCCGACCACCCGGCGCCGGCGATCACGCTGACCGACGCCGCGAGCGGGACGGGCGGCGGCATGGCCGGCATGGGCTCCTCGGCGACGGGCACGGAGGCCGCCGCGGGCTCCACCGCCGTCACGCCCGTCGACCCGGTCGCCCGCCTCCTCGGCCTCGGCGCCCTCGTGGTGGGCGTCGTCGCCGTGATGCTCCTCACCATCGGCATGCGCCGCCCGCAGCAGGGCGGCCGTCGATGACCGCCGTGGACGACCGCGCGGCCGCCGCCGGTCACGCCCGGTCCGCCGACGCGCCCATCTCGACGGACGCCTCCGCCGCGACCCCCGCGGTCACCCGCCCGCAGCGCGGCTGGTTCATCCCGCTGCTGCTGCGCCTGCACTTCCTCGCGGGGATCCTCGTGGGCCCGTTCATCCTCACCGCGGCCCTGAGCGGCGCGGCCTACGCCCTCGCGCCGACGGCCGAGCAGATCGTCTACGCCGACGAGCTGCACGCGCCCGCGACCGGATCCACCGTGCCGCTCGCCCAGCAGGTCGAGGCCGCGGAGGCCGTGGTCGGCGGATCCGGCACCCTCGTCGCCGTCCGCCCCGCCCCCGCGCCGGGCGACACGACGCGCGTCATGTTCACGGGCGACGGCCTCATCCCGAGCCAGACCCGGGCGATCTTCGTGGATCCGGCGGACGCGTCCATCCGCGGCGACCTGCCCGTCTACGGCACGAGCGGCGCCCTGCCGCTGCGCACCGCGATCAGCCACTTCCACCGCACGCTCGGCCTCGGCGACCCCGGCCGCCTCTACAGCGAGCTCGCCGCGAGCTGGCTCGGCATCGTGACCCTCGCGGGCCTCGGCCTGTGGGCCGCGCGCTGGCGTCGGTCCCCGCGGAAGCGCGACCTCGTGCGGCCGGACGCGAAGGCCACCGGCTACCGGCGGATCCTCTCCTGGCACGCGTCGACGGGCGTGTGGCTGGTCGCGGGCGCGCTGTTCCTGTCGGCCACGGGCATCACGTGGTCGCAGTTCGGCGGGCAGAACGTGACCGACCTGCGCGCCGCGCTCAGCTGGCAGACGCCGACGCTCACGACCGCGCTCCCGGGCGCGGGTGCCGGCGCGGCCTCGGCGGCGGATCCGCACGTCGGCCATCATGCGTCCGCCGCGCCCACGACGACGCCCGCCGTGGATCCCGCGACCTTCGACGACGTCCTCCGCGTCGCGCGCGGCGTCAACGTCAACACGGGCCTCGTGGAGATCACGCCGCCGAAGGACGCGAGCACGGCGTGGACCGTGAGCGAGATCCAGCGCAGCTTCCCGACCGAGGTCGACCAGGTTGCCGTCGACGGCAGCACGCTCCAGGTCGTGGGCCGCACCGACTTCGCCGACTACCCGCTGCCCGCGAAGCTCGCGCGCTGGGGGATCGACACGCACCAGGGATCCATGTTCGGGCTCCCGAACCAGCTGCTCCTCGCGGTGACCGCGCTCGGCATCGCCGCGATGGTCGTGTTCGGCTACCTCATGTGGTGGAAGCGCCGGCCGGGCGTCGCGCGCCCGGGTCGTCCGGCTCCGGCGGGCGCGCTCGTGCGGGCGCCGTGGTGGGGGATCGCGGCGGTCGTCGCGGTCGGCGTCGGCGTGGGGCTGTCCCTGCCGCTGGTCGGGATCCCGCTGGTCGGCTTCGTGCTGCTCGACGCGCTGATCACCGCGGCACGCGTGCACCGGGCGGGCGCTCCCGCCTGACCCGCCACGTCGGCCGGCGTCGGCCGGCGCCGGTCCGGTCCCCAGCGACTCAGCGGCCGGCCGGCGCCGGCCCGGTCGACGCGGCCACGTGCAGGAGGCACGGCAGGAGCGCGTGCGGCAGCTCCGTGGCCGTGCCGTCGAGCCGCGCGAGCAGCATCTCGACGGCGAGCCGGCCGAGCTCCGGGCCCGGCGCGTCCATGGTGCTGAGGGCGGGCTCGACGAGCGCGCCCACCTCGGTGGACGACGCGAGCGACAGGATCGACACGTCCTCCGGCACGCGCCGCCCCGCCGCGTCGAGCCCCGAGATGAGGCCGCGCGCCGCCTGGTCGTTGAGCAGCATGACCGCCGTGATCCCCGGATCCGCCGCCAGCAGCTCGCCTGCCGCCGCGCGTCCTCCCACCGGCGTCGGCGCGCATCGGGCCACGGCGCCGCCGAGACCGCGCGCCGCCGTCTCCTGCAGGAACGCCCGCTCGGTGCGCGTCGTCGGCCCGTATCCGCGCAGCGGCCCGCGCTCGAGGTCCTCCACCATGAGCCCGAACCGGCGGTGCCCGAGGGCCTGCAGATGGTCGATCCCGTCGGCGACGGTCCGCTCGAAGTCCATGTCGACGAAGGGCAGGTCGTGCGTGTCCGCCGTGCGCCCGATGGAGACGAACGGCACCTCGAGCGCCGCGAGCTCCCGGATGCGCGAGTCGTCCATGCGCACCTCCATCACGATGACGCCGTCGACCAGACGACCGCTCACCAGGTCGGACACGTCGTCGGGCGACGTGCCCGTGGGCCAGAGCACGAGGTGGTACCCGAGCTCGGACGCGCGCGTGGCGGCGCTCATGAAGATCTCGAGGGCGATGCGGCTGAGGCGCTGCACGTCGGCGGGGAACAGCAGCGCGACGATCCGCGTGCGCTTGCTGGCGAGCGCGCGGGCCACGACGTTGTTGCGGTAGCCGAGCTCCTGCATCGCCTCGGTGACGGCCCGCCTGGTCGGCTCGGACACGGCCTTGGTGCCGTTGACGACGAAGGAGACCGTGGCGATCGAGACCCCCGCGCGCGCGGCGACCTCTCGCATGGTCGGGATGGCGGCTCCTCGGGTTCGGGCGGCGACGGGCGGGCGATCGGCCGGTCGCGTGCTCAGCGTATAGCGGGCGTCGCGCGGCGGTGCGGGTCGGTCGGGGCGCGGAACCGCGAGACGAGGATGAGCGCGCCCGTGATCGCGCAGACGGCGAGCGTGAGGCCCACCACGTACGCGGCGACCATGCCGTACCCGCCGGGAGACGAGTCCGGGTTCAGGAACCCGTACGGGTAGTAGGTGGCGGTGCGGAAGACCTCGTCGCCGGTGAACGGGCCGCGGGCGAGCGTGACGAGGATCCACGCGAGCGGGAACGCGATGACGCGGCCGATGGCGCCCGCGCGGAGCGGACGGCGGTCGGGCGCGAGGATCCAGTCGAGCAGCACGATCAGGGGCACGGCGACGTGCACGATCTGATCCGCCCAGTCGAGCTTCAGCGGCTCCGGCTGGGGCTGGCCGCGCAGCAGCGCGTTCCAGACGATGCCCGTGATGACGAGGTAGACGGTGGAGGCGAGCCGCAGCGTGACCCAGCCGGCCCCCGGATCCGCCACGCGGCCCCGTGCCAGCCGCACGCCGCCGACGATCAGCACGACCGCGCCGAGCAGGTTCGCGTCGACGGTGAAGAACAGGGCGAAGTCGAGCGACTTCCCGGCGATGCCGGTGACGCCGAGGTCCTGCCAGTAGGCGTAGTTGACGTGGTACTGGGCGATGACGCCGATGACGGCGGCGATCGCGGTGGCGATGCGGACGACGGAGAAGAGGATGCGCACGGATGAGGTTCCCACGATCTCGCCCCCGCCACCGCCGGGCGTCCCCGGTCGCGTGGTCGGGCCGCTCACGCCGGGGCCGATCCGCGTCGGGCGCCGGCCACGCGACGGCAGGCCTCCTCGACGCCGCGGGCGTGCGCGGCGGGGGCGACCTCGGCCGCGAGGTGCCTGGCGTCGCGGGCGGGGCCCTCGAGCAGGCGCCGGTCGGCGGCCAGCCGGAGGATCGACGCGGCCAGCCCCTCCGCGTCCGTGTCGTCGGCGAGCAGCGTCGCCCCGCCGAACTCCGTGGCGAGGACGGGGTCGCTGACGAGCGCCGGGCGTCCCTCCGCGAAGGCCTCCATGGCGATCATCGGCTGGTTGTCGAAGCCGAGCGAGGTGATCACGGCCGCGTGCGCCCCGCGGAGGAGCGCGGTCACCGTGGCGGTCGACACGCGGCCGTGCACCGTGACGCCGGGTGGGACGGCGCCGCGCGGCCGGCCGCCGGCGAGGTCGAGGTGCACGGCGTCCGGCCCGGACAGCTCGGCGACCAGCCCCGTCGCCTCGAGCATCACGTCGAGCCGCTTCTCGGGCGCGAACCGCGCCGCCCAGACGAGCCGCAGCGCGCCGCTCGCGGGGAGCTCGGCGGACGCCCCGCGCGCGGTGCAGCTCGTGTTCGAGAGCACCTCGACGGCGGGCAGGCCCGCGCGGCGCAGCGCGACGGCCTGGTGCGCGGAGGGCGACAGCACGAGGTCGGCCTCGCGGCAGACGGCGAGGGTCATGCCGCGGAGGGCGCTGTCGAGGCGGCGCGGGGCGAGCTGCACCCGGGGATCCGGCAGCCCGGTCATCGCGCGGTGGACGGCCGTGACGGCGGGTGCGAGGAACCCGCCCCACGCCGGGCCGCGCAGGAAGAAGGTGTGGACGGTGTGCAGCGTCGGGATCCCCCGCTCGCGCCCGAGCCGCAGGGCGGTCGCCGCGAGCCCGTGCTCGGAGTGCGTGAGGACGAGGTCGGTGCCGGACCGGTCCATCAGCGCGCCGAGGTCGCGGCGGGTGGCGGCGTCGGCGCGGATCACCGGCAGGCCGAGGAGGGGCACGGGCAGGGTGGGCGCGACGTCGTAGAGGGCGACGCCCGTCCCGTGCAGCTCGCGGACGGAGGTCGCGTCGGGTGCCGCGACGGTGACCGCGTGGCCCGCGCGCGCGAGCGCGAGCGCCTGCTGGACGACGGCCGTCTGGGCCCCACCGAGGTAGGAGAAGGCGTAGTCCATCACGAGGAGGGGTCGGAGGGTGTTCATCGCGGCTGACGCTAACCGCCCGCGAGGAGAAGCGGCGGACGCCTGGGGAGACCCGGCCGGGTCGGGATGATCCGCGCGCGGGTGCGGCGGATCTGGTACCGGAGCGCGCCGGCACGCGCGCCAGCGGGATCCCGCGTCGACGGCCGGCGGGCCTAGGCGGAACGCGCCGCCTTGACGAACGCGACGACCGCGTTGGCGTGCCCGTGCCCGAGGCCGTGCTCGGCCTTCAGCCAGGCGACCACCTGCATGTGCGGCTCGGCGTCGAGGCGCGCGTCGGCGAGGTCGATCCAGTGCTGGACAGGCTGCCCGTACGTCGTCTCGATGCTCGGGAAGTAGGAGGCCGGCCCCTTCGCCTTCTGGCGGTCGGGCGGCGGGGGCGGGGCGACGATGCCGTGCGGGCTCATGCTGCGACGGTACCGGCGGCGCGCGGTCGCGGCCAGGGCGGGTGCCCGGTCCTGCGCGTGATCCGACCCTGTCGGCCTTCACTAGGAAGTGCTACTATCCAGCTGTTCATCCACCACGTCATCGATGGGAAACCGATGTCTCGCGACCTTGCAGAGCGACCGCCCCGCGGAGTGGTCCTCGCCGTCACCGCCGCCTCCCTGCCGATGTTCATGGCAGCCCTCGACAGCCTCGTCATGACGTTCGCGCTGCCGATCATCAAGCAGGACCTCGACGCGACCGTCGAGCAGCTTCAGTGGTTCGTCAACTCGTACAGCGTGGTGTTCACCGCGTTCATGCTCCCCGTCGCGGCGCTCGGCGACCGGATCGGCCGCCGCCGGGTGTTCCTCGCCGGCGTCGCGCTCTTCACGCTCGCGTCCATGGGCGCGGCGCTCTCCACGAGCTCCGACATGCTCATCGCGATGCGCGCGCTGCAGGGCCTCGGGGCCGCGGGCATCGTCCCGCTCTCCCTCGCGCTCGTCTCCGCATCCACCACGCCGAAGGTCAGGCCCATCGCGATCGGCGTGTGGGGCGGCGTCAACGGACTCGGCATCGCGGCGGGGCCCATCATCGGCGGCGCCGTCGTGGAGGGCTTCACCTGGCCGGGCATCTTCTGGCTCAACGTGCCCATCGGCGTCGTGACCATCGCGCTCGTGGCGCTCGCGCTGCGGGAGTCGAAGGGCACCGGCCTCGGGTTCGACGGCGCCGGATCCGTCCTCGGCATCGTGTTCACCCTCCCGCTCATCTGGGCGGTCGTCGAGGGGGAGGAGCGCGGCTGGTCGGCTCCGGAGATCATCGGCGCCTTCGCCGTCTCGGCCGCGGGCCTCGCCGCCTTCATCTGGCACGAGCACCGGAGCCCGCGCGCGTTCCTGCCGCTGCGCTTCTTCCGCGAGCGGGCGTTCGCGCTCGCCAACGTGGGCGGGCTCCTGTTCAGCGCCGGCGTCTTCGGCGCGATCTTCCTGCTCAGCCAGTTCCTGCAGGTGTCGATGGGCTACGGCGCGCTCGAGGCCGGCCTCCGGGCGGCGCCGTGGACGCTCGCGCCCATGGTCGTCGCGCCGCTCAGCGGGTTCATCGTGCAGCGGTTTGGCGTGAAGCCCGTGCTCATCACGGGGCTCGCTCTCCAGGCGGGCGCGATCCTCGTCATCGCCTCCGTGGTGGAGGCGCAGACCGAGTACGGCACCGTCGTGGTCCCGATGGTCGTCGCGGGCATCGGCATGGGGCTCACCCTCGCGCCGCTCGCCAACGCGGTGCTCACGGGGCGCCGGGACTCGGAGCACGGGATCGCGTCGAGCGTGAACAGCACGCTCCGCCAGCTCGGCATGGCCGTCGGCATCGCCCTGGCCACCGCGATCTTCGTCGGCAACGGCGACTACCTGCCCGGCCAGCCCTTCGTGGACGGGATGCGCCCCGCGCTCATCACGTGCGGGATCATCACCGGCGTGGGCGCCATCGCGATGTCCGCCCTGCCGCGCACCGCCAGGTCCGCGGCCGCACCGACCCCGAGCAGCACCGGAGGCGACGCCGTCGCCGACCCGGCCCGGCCCGCGCGCGCGGGCGCCACCGTGTGATGGAGGAACGACCATGCCGATGATCCCCTGGACCTCCGGGCCCGCATCCCGGACCGCGTCCGCGTCCGCGTCCGCCTCCGCCGAGGTCGTGATCATGGCCTCGCGGTTCGAGCTGACGACCGTGCGCGCGGTGCCGGCGTTCTTCGTGCACTCCATCAGGGCGTGGCTGCAGGCGCGACGCACGGCGGGCAACGTCGGGGTCGCGCTCCAGGCCCTGCCGCTCAAGCGCGAGTTCTGGACGCTGTCCGCGTGGGAGTCGAAGGAGGCGATCTACGCCTACGCGCGCCAGGAGCCGCACGCCACGGCGCAGCGGAGCCAGACGAAGAGCATGAGGTCGAGCGTGTTCGTCTTCTGGGAGGCGCCGAAGGCGTCGCTCCCCGCCGAGTGGCCGGAGGCGCGCACGCGCGTGCACGCGAGGCTCGCGGAGCGGTAGCGCGCGACGGGCACGGGAGAGGGGCGGCGGGCATCGGCTCGCCGCCCCTCTCCCGTGCGTTCGCGGATCAGGCGGGCACGGCGTCCGAGGGAGCCGCCGCCGGGGCCGCCGCCGCCCGCGCCGCGAGGAGGGTGCGGGCCGCGCGCGTGCCGGACGTGAAGCCGGCCTCCTGGGATCCGATGACGTCCCAGCCGAGGTCGGACGAGTGGAAGTACGAGCCCGCGAGCGCCACGCGGTCGCTCGTGGTGAGCCGGTGGACCCCCCTCTGCAGCTGCCGGAGCGGCAGGTCGATGATCGGGTGCTGGACCCGGTGGTCGGCGATGACGTGCTCGGGCGCGATCTCGCCCGCCTAGTCGAGGGTCACGACGTAGTCGCCGCCGACTCGAAGCCCTGCAGCTTGTTGAGGTACCAGGCCACGTACGGCACGGGCCCGTCCGCGCCCTCGGCGTCGCCCGCCGCCGTGGTGACGGTGAGCGCGTAGCCGACGTGCCCGCCGCGGACGGCCGTGGCGACCACGGCGTCGCGCGTCACGAGCGCGCGGGCGACGCGGCCGGCGGCGACGTGATCCTCGAGGGCGCCGCAGCAGATCCGGGGCGTGTAGAGGAGGTGCGGGCCGGCGCGGATCGCGTGCTCGAGCACATTGACCGGCCGGACCCCGCGGCGGGAGCGCTCGACGGCCTGCGCGAAGCCGGCGGGGCGCATGCCGAGCCGGTCAGGCCTCGCCGCGCTCCATGGTGAGGCCCTTCTCGTGGTGCGCGACGCGGCGGAGGGCGAGCAGCACGGGCTCGTAGAGCGCCGTGCCCAGCACCGCGAACTCCACGGCGCCCTGCGGGTCCG
This genomic interval from Clavibacter michiganensis contains the following:
- a CDS encoding YcnI family protein — encoded protein: MPSRTTRTPSASRRVIAGAAVGLALALSAPLAASAHVELDASSTAPATLSVLTFAVGHGCEGSATTSLAIRFPTDVQAVKPTLAPGWSVAEQEAADATTVTYTADTPLPDALRATVQVEALLPVDGAAGDVVTFPTLQTCVAGSTDWAETPAAGTEPDHPAPAITLTDAASGTGGGMAGMGSSATGTEAAAGSTAVTPVDPVARLLGLGALVVGVVAVMLLTIGMRRPQQGGRR
- a CDS encoding PepSY-associated TM helix domain-containing protein, with the protein product MTAVDDRAAAAGHARSADAPISTDASAATPAVTRPQRGWFIPLLLRLHFLAGILVGPFILTAALSGAAYALAPTAEQIVYADELHAPATGSTVPLAQQVEAAEAVVGGSGTLVAVRPAPAPGDTTRVMFTGDGLIPSQTRAIFVDPADASIRGDLPVYGTSGALPLRTAISHFHRTLGLGDPGRLYSELAASWLGIVTLAGLGLWAARWRRSPRKRDLVRPDAKATGYRRILSWHASTGVWLVAGALFLSATGITWSQFGGQNVTDLRAALSWQTPTLTTALPGAGAGAASAADPHVGHHASAAPTTTPAVDPATFDDVLRVARGVNVNTGLVEITPPKDASTAWTVSEIQRSFPTEVDQVAVDGSTLQVVGRTDFADYPLPAKLARWGIDTHQGSMFGLPNQLLLAVTALGIAAMVVFGYLMWWKRRPGVARPGRPAPAGALVRAPWWGIAAVVAVGVGVGLSLPLVGIPLVGFVLLDALITAARVHRAGAPA
- a CDS encoding LacI family DNA-binding transcriptional regulator encodes the protein MREVAARAGVSIATVSFVVNGTKAVSEPTRRAVTEAMQELGYRNNVVARALASKRTRIVALLFPADVQRLSRIALEIFMSAATRASELGYHLVLWPTGTSPDDVSDLVSGRLVDGVIVMEVRMDDSRIRELAALEVPFVSIGRTADTHDLPFVDMDFERTVADGIDHLQALGHRRFGLMVEDLERGPLRGYGPTTRTERAFLQETAARGLGGAVARCAPTPVGGRAAAGELLAADPGITAVMLLNDQAARGLISGLDAAGRRVPEDVSILSLASSTEVGALVEPALSTMDAPGPELGRLAVEMLLARLDGTATELPHALLPCLLHVAASTGPAPAGR
- a CDS encoding Pr6Pr family membrane protein; amino-acid sequence: MGTSSVRILFSVVRIATAIAAVIGVIAQYHVNYAYWQDLGVTGIAGKSLDFALFFTVDANLLGAVVLIVGGVRLARGRVADPGAGWVTLRLASTVYLVITGIVWNALLRGQPQPEPLKLDWADQIVHVAVPLIVLLDWILAPDRRPLRAGAIGRVIAFPLAWILVTLARGPFTGDEVFRTATYYPYGFLNPDSSPGGYGMVAAYVVGLTLAVCAITGALILVSRFRAPTDPHRRATPAIR
- a CDS encoding glycosyltransferase family 4 protein, coding for MNTLRPLLVMDYAFSYLGGAQTAVVQQALALARAGHAVTVAAPDATSVRELHGTGVALYDVAPTLPVPLLGLPVIRADAATRRDLGALMDRSGTDLVLTHSEHGLAATALRLGRERGIPTLHTVHTFFLRGPAWGGFLAPAVTAVHRAMTGLPDPRVQLAPRRLDSALRGMTLAVCREADLVLSPSAHQAVALRRAGLPAVEVLSNTSCTARGASAELPASGALRLVWAARFAPEKRLDVMLEATGLVAELSGPDAVHLDLAGGRPRGAVPPGVTVHGRVSTATVTALLRGAHAAVITSLGFDNQPMIAMEAFAEGRPALVSDPVLATEFGGATLLADDTDAEGLAASILRLAADRRLLEGPARDARHLAAEVAPAAHARGVEEACRRVAGARRGSAPA
- a CDS encoding DUF4287 domain-containing protein — protein: MSPHGIVAPPPPPDRQKAKGPASYFPSIETTYGQPVQHWIDLADARLDAEPHMQVVAWLKAEHGLGHGHANAVVAFVKAARSA
- a CDS encoding MFS transporter, with product MAALDSLVMTFALPIIKQDLDATVEQLQWFVNSYSVVFTAFMLPVAALGDRIGRRRVFLAGVALFTLASMGAALSTSSDMLIAMRALQGLGAAGIVPLSLALVSASTTPKVRPIAIGVWGGVNGLGIAAGPIIGGAVVEGFTWPGIFWLNVPIGVVTIALVALALRESKGTGLGFDGAGSVLGIVFTLPLIWAVVEGEERGWSAPEIIGAFAVSAAGLAAFIWHEHRSPRAFLPLRFFRERAFALANVGGLLFSAGVFGAIFLLSQFLQVSMGYGALEAGLRAAPWTLAPMVVAPLSGFIVQRFGVKPVLITGLALQAGAILVIASVVEAQTEYGTVVVPMVVAGIGMGLTLAPLANAVLTGRRDSEHGIASSVNSTLRQLGMAVGIALATAIFVGNGDYLPGQPFVDGMRPALITCGIITGVGAIAMSALPRTARSAAAPTPSSTGGDAVADPARPARAGATV